In Balaenoptera ricei isolate mBalRic1 chromosome 4, mBalRic1.hap2, whole genome shotgun sequence, the genomic stretch ggatggacctagagtctgtcatacagagtgaagtaagtcagagagagaaaaagaaataccgtatgctaatgcatatatatgcaatctaaaaaaaaaaaaggtactgatgaacctagttgcagggcaggaatagagaggtagacatagagaatggacttgatgacatggggtgggagggcgaagctggggcaaagtgagagtagcatcgacatacatacactatcgaatgtaaaatagttggctggtgggaagcagcagcatagcacagggagatcggctcagtgctttgtgatgaccttagaggggtgggatagggaggatgggagggaggctcaagagggaggggacatggggacatgtgtatgcatatggctgattcactttgttgtacaacagaaaccaacatggtattgtgaagcaattatactccaataaagatctattaaaaaaaaacaaaaaaaaaaaccaacaaaaaaaaaacagtggtctACGAACTTTTTTGTTCTTATACTGTActagtaaaaaattttaatatcaacCTCCAAAATTTCTGCATACTTATAAAACATATATTCTTGAGCTAACCCCCAAATATTCtgcatatttataaaacatatactCTTGAACTaatatgatatgtatatataagacATATACAGGAATAAAAAAGGATAACAGGCATaataagcaatattttaaaacaatattatttaagacccaatactttttaaaaattaatttatttttggctgcattgggtcttcgttgctgcacgcaggctttctctagttgtggtgagcgggggctactctttgttgcagcgcgtgggcttctcattgcggtggcctctcgttgcggagcacgggcgcgtgggcttcagtagttgtggcgcatgggcttagttgctctgcggcttgtAGGAATCTTCCTGGTCCacggttcgaacctgtgtcccttgtgttggcaggcggattcttaaccactgtgccaccagggaagtccccccaatacTTTTTTATTCTCACCGCtaatcccccacccccccaaattaTTAACTGTCCCAGATGCATAGTCTTTAAATGTTTTGCTAATTGTGAAGACTTCACACTGGCATTTGCTATATCTGTCATACTTAACCTTAGGGTAAACTTTGACTAAAAAATAGTGGATGGTTCATATTTCAAAAATTCTTGAGAATTCCAAAAATTTCAGGCCTACTTCTTGTCCAATTTGATTAGCTCATTACTGTTTTTAACCTATTGATGTGACTGATGAAGAGTTCCTACTAAGAGTAGAATGTGAGCTTTgccattttgtttgttcttttatctaCACTTTATTTGCAGGAATCATTTTCAATCTATGAGGGTCAAGTtagttaaaaatcaaataatatgaCTGCAAATCCATTAATTAAGCACAAGTAAAGTGTCATATGttgctgaaaattttaaaaagcaggaggGTACCGTATATTCACAATCCCTTCTAGGCTGTGGATTCATCCCCTTCCTTTAGGAAAACTGTATGGTGGACCATGTGACCCCTTCCTTTGACATAGGGACTGAGGAGGGCACCACTGTCTACCAGTAAATTAACCATTGGAAAGGTAATTTCTTAcgttttaagataaaaataagatttagTAGTTCTAGCACTCCAAAGGATCATCCTATACAACCTCTGGGTATATACACGCAACTTTGGAGACCGGTAGTTTACATACAGCTTGGAAAATGATCTCTGGGCCGCTTTTCTTCCATAGCTGCCCAGATGACATTGTGGTGTTGTCTGTTTACACGTCTCCACTCTACAAGAGCTCCCCCTAAGACTGGAGCAAGACAGTCACCTCTGAATGACTTTTATTCATCTTCACACTCCTGTATTCCTAAGACTTGGCACAGTGTCCTATAAATCAAATTGAGCAATTTCACACTGctactttttttctttggttcttcTGCAGTCttacctttgttttctctttttaagtattttgtttCTTATGTAAAGGTGGAAAATGAAGACAATACTGGAAATCATGAATACAATAAGTATCATCCAAAATGCCATCAAAATGAATATTTCTAGACTCCTATGTGTGGGTgtgcaagcacacacacatatgcagttTTACATAAATGGGATAAACAATGTTGTTTTTTGATGGAGAGCAGAGTAATCTAATATAAAGAAGCTGGATCAAATATACTCGGCTGTAGATTccattccagctctgccattttctaATTGTGTGGCCTTCATCAATGTACTTATTGCTCATCCCCCCTCCCCAATCTATTAACAAAAGAGTTAATAATGGCAATCTCTTGAGGTTTAGGGAAGGACTgaacaggcactcagtaaatgcaaaatttgttccttcctcttcatctTCACATTGACCTTGTTATTGGAGGGTTTTCCTAGGGTTCATTACTAAACAACTCTTTTCCATCTTATAGTATCTGACTGCAAGTATCTGGAGCAGAGACCATATCTTATTAAATTTTGAAGGCCAGCACCCAAcaacatttaggtgtttaatataCGTTGGCTAACTAAATGAGGTCCTAGGAAGAGTTTGCTTGTGAACTTCTGTTTGTACTGACTGACCCTGGGTTCATCTAAATAAACAGCATCTCATATTCTATCTGCTATCTTCATTATTAAACCTGAATACATGTTCTTCTAGTTTCAATTAAAAATGCAGCTAAGTGATTCTGAGCAAGTCACTTACTCTAGTGtgtagtttcctcatttgtaaaaacaaTAATAGTTCCATAACAGTACTTCATAAACTTCATTAACGTAATAGTACTTCCTAAGTGCAAAGTGCTATACAAATACATGTAATTACTACAGAAGCCAGTTCATTGTGCACTTTAATTTATAACTCTTACCTTGTGGACAGGCTCACcaacctcttttttttcccccctctactACACTACTTACCTGTTCTGTATCATCCAGCTTTCCTATATTCATCTTTTTCTAGTCCTCTGGTTGGTTACTGTGGCTCAGAATCACTGATATTTGCAAGGCACCACCTGATGAGCCCTAAAGGAAACCAAACCATTAGAAACCAAACTAGGGGATGTATTCACAACCAGGCACACACAGTTGAAGACATAAGGCTTAGAATTTAAGATAAAGCAAGACCAGGAGAGGTGGGGACTATGTTTGAGAGAGAAGTACAAGAGAtctgaatcctggttctgcttACTTTAGCTCTGTGGACTTTAGATAAGTCAGTACACCTTTctgaccttcagtttcctcatcttttaagTGGAGGTGATAACAGTACTTACATCATACGATTATAATTTGAGATAGCATGTGTGAAGCacttaagaacagtgtctggcacattatAAACACTCAGGAAGCATtaactattaaaattattaaaaactgatAAATGGTTGACAGCAGGTGGGAAGGTAGAGGAAGAATTTGAAAGGTCAGAGAAACAATCATGGAATGTTAATTTCAGTGGttctatattttttcctaaacTTCTCCCTCCTTATGTCCTAATTCTAGAttgaactactttttttttttcctataaaactTCCCCCCTCTTGgtcagatttttttattttaaacagcatcagttcaaaatatttgaagGCAGCAACAGTAAAGCTACTAATCATAACCTTACGGTAGACTATTTTTGTACTTTATTATATACAAAAGAATAGCCATGTTTCCAATTTGTATAACCTAAACATTTGTTATTCACTTTCCTGCTGGTATAACTGGGAGTAGGGATGGGGAGTAAAGAGGAAGGCAGGATTTCGAGCTTTGCCTCAGTGTTTTAGGGACTAGTGGCAAAGGTCTTTCATAATAGTTTGCAGGGAGAGGCAacaatcatttgacaaaattgccATGCACTGAGTttgcttttaacattctttaccCTTCTCCATGACATCCAGAAGCCTCATGTTCTCTCTTCACTGCAAAGAACAAGAGCTGCTACCACTCCTGGGGTATATAAAAAACCTCTCTTCATTGCAAAGAACAAGAGCTGCTACCACTCCTGGGCTATATTAACAAACCTATGTCCAGGTTTGAGATTACAAATTGATTGCATGTTGGCCACATCTACCCCGGGATGTTTTTAATTCGGCCTGTAGGGTTTGGAAATATTGGTGTAAAAATCGAGGGGTTTCATACAAAAATCCTGCTTTACGGTttctcttgggggaaaaaaacagaatacctCAGAACACTGGATCCACATTCTTCAGGGCAACAATCTGCTAGAGCCGAACAGCTGCTCCTTTCAGTTACAGCACGGACACTCCAATTTGCCACGTTGCTTATCATTCCCTATTGTTTTACACCAGGCCAGTTTCACtcatttgctttgcttttctggCCCCTGTAGACATCTGAGTTTGCAAACACTATCTAGACCTTTCCGTTCTCCCATCAAAGCTTACTTTGTTCTGTCGCAACTTCCTCATCAGTTTTCCAAAGCAACAGCTAGTTAACCTGACCAagtatgtgtatttttatatgtGCTCCCAGAGATAGTATCTTAACAGAAAGGGATGACTCTGCAAGTGGAAATTACAGACACCACGGGATTGATGGCAACTGTCCTTTCTACTTTTTCTGTAGCCATACCTCACTGTCCTTAGGCAAACCACGGGAATCTGACCACTGGCCTACGTGCGAAACCAACTTATATAGTACTTTTATAGATCACCCTAGTTCCAAAGAACCAAAAACTACAAAGGACTATTCTGACTCCCCGTTTCCTCAGTCTTCGGGATATCCGACCTGACGGCACTTCCCCTCACCTGCTTTTGGGGCCCGTTCTGCGCTGGGCAGTCGCGCCCGAGGAGCGCGCGCAGCCAGCATGAGCTCATTTCTCAGGGGCCTTTCTGGAAGGCCGGGCTTGGCCGGGCGCACGAGGCGCAGTCGCCCTCACTCTTATCAATGGCCTCCGCGACTGGGCGGGGCGCGGCCGCCGAGGGGCGCTGCCTCTCTGGAAGCTTTGTTCTCAGTTTAGCGCCCAAGAACTCGCACCCAGCCGGGGAGGCGCCCTGGATCCGTCTGGCCCTTCCGGGGAAGACGCCGGCGCTCAGGACGCGCTCTCCTGGGCGGAGGGGCGCCTCGGGCGCGCAGAATTAGCCCCGCCCCGCCGAGAGCCTCCAGTGGGTGGGGAGACCCCTCAACCCTCCGTTCGCTCGAGCGCTCCGAGCCCAGCGCCGCCGACCGCAGCAGTTTCACACCGGCTCGCGAAGGGCTCCCGCTCCCTATCTGCGGTTTCCACACAAGCTGCAAGTAGCCGCAGGCGAGCCCGTCTAACCATCCGCCACGACCCCAGTCGCGCTTCTCCCCGCTCCTGGGACCGCCACCGGAGGCCGAAGGCCAATCACACTGCAGCTAGGTCTTGCGATTGGACGGCAGCGAGGGCCGATTGGCTGCCGCTACCGGTTTCGAcctccctccttttcccttttGCCCCGACTCCGGCTCCAGAGCTTCAGGCCAATGAGAAGGCGCTTTATAGATGCCCTCCCTTCGCTCTCAACTTCTCCCCACCTCGTCGAGGGAGGAGACGTCCTGACTGGCCAGACTGTCCTCGGAAGCCCCATTCCTTCACCAATCACCGAGGGAGGTGCACTCCCAGCGGAGTTTCGGCCAATTACAAAGCGGCCCCGGCGCCCAGCCGTGCGGTTTCACCAGCGACTCCGGGCTTCACCGTCCTTAACTCTTCAAGCTTTTTCCTGAGGGCCGGCGACTCTGATTGGTCACTGTTGCCATTGTCGAATTTCTCCTCCAGCCAGCCACAAGACAAGGCGAACCCACCTTCTTCTCGGTCGGCTATCTTCGGCATTTTCCGTCCTTGGGCGTGAATTTCCAGCGACACTTTCTAATTGGCTCCTCAGGTCGATCGGCTTTTTCCGGGAGGATCCGCAAACAAACGACATCCGTGATTGGTTCCGCTCGGGCTTCGGCTCCCCTGCCGAAGGGGGAGGACACTCGGCTCGGCCGGCGATTCCCAGACGCCTGTTACGCGGACGCGGGGGCGCTGGGCGGTGTaaggctgggtgggggaggaaggaggcggAGGACGAgtaggaggggggagggggagtggggaaaAGCTAGGCGGCTGCGCAGACGGCACTCCTCACACAGAGCTGCCCCCGACCCGGGCGAATGCAGGCTTgtgctgccgctgccgccgccgccgcccgggccgagtgacaaaggaaggaaggaagcgagGAGGAGCCGGCCCCGCAGCCACTGACAGGGCCCGGGCTGGGGGCAAAGCGCGGACACTTCCTGAGCGGGACCGTGCAGAAGCGAGGGGCGGGAGGGCGGCCGCGCTGGTGCCTTGGACGGGGGAGGGGGCCCCGAGGGACGGAAGCAGTTGCTGGGTTCCCATGTCCCCGGCGTATGGGGAGCAGTCGAGGAGCCGCTGCCTGGGGTCTGAAGGGAGCTGcctccgccaccgccgccgccatgGCCGCTGGATCCAGCCGCCGCCTGCAGCTGCTCCTGGCGCAATGAGGAGAGGAGTCGCCGCCACCGCCCGCCTCTGACTGACTCGCGACTCCGCCGCCTTCCAGTTCGCCGGGCCCGTGCCGTCAGGCTGCCGGATCCCGCCGCTGTCGGAGCCGCAGCGTTTCCCGACGCATCTCCGAgccaccccctccctctccctccctccttcccatccccctTTCTTTTCAAGCGTGAGACTCGTGATCCTTCCGCCGCTTCCCTTCTTCATTGACTCGGAAAAAAAATCCCCGAGGAAAATATAATATTCAGAGTACTTATTTTCAATCAAGTATCTGCCCCGTTTCacgtgatatatattttttaggacCTCCCAACCATTTCTCCCCTCcaaggaaagggaggggaaagaattgtatttttttcccagCTCCCGATCAATCTATATGTTAAATATCCGTACTGATCTgtcttcaaggagaaatacatcgCTCGCTTTTTTTTATAGCTGTACAAAAGGAGTGAAAAGCCAAGAGGACGAAGTCTTTTTCTTGTGGGAGAACTTAATGCTGCATTTATCATTAACCTAACACCCcaacataaaacaaaaggaagaaaaggaggaaggaaggaaaagaaggtgaTTCGGGAAGAGAGTGATCATGTCAGGGCGGCCCAGAACCACCTCCTTTGCGGAGAGCTGCAAGCCAGTGCAGCAGCCTTCAGCGTTTGGCAGCATGAAAGTTAGCAGTgagtattgattttattttacacCCCTTTTCCACCTCATCCTTTAaataagagactttaaaatatcaGGATCTTAAAATATGAGACCTTCTGATATAACAGTCGGAGGTAATGGAAAAGGGCAAAAACCTGTCTTCAGTCAAGGATGAGGCAGctccctcttttctcctcccatatcccctcccccggTCTTATTAACCTTGAATTGAGggaatatgatttttatttggaTGATTCGATCTGAAACTTAGTTCTTTTCATATAGTTTTCTTGCAGTTGATAGCTTTATCAAGCGGTTGAGTTTTTCCATCTTAGAATAGCGATGGAAGTGTTTACTTGCTCATCCTTTTGAATAAAGCGAAGGACAAGACTCATAAACCATTATGTGCTTTTGCAGAGTGTGTCTTTTGGAATGAGGGATAGTTTAGTTAGCTCAGGTCTCAGGGGTTATCATAGTTTTGTATACTTAATAGAGGAGCTAAATGTCACTGTCTCCTAACATTTCTTTCTTGCCTATGTGACTATACAAAGTATGTGTTCATAATCCAGAGATGAACTTGCTCCGTAACCACATTCCGGTTTGGAGGCAAGCTTTGATTCTTCCCTTTAGAAGGGACCGGTGGGGCTGATTGATATGCAGTAGCAGTAGTATCTCAACATGCATTGTTCTAAATTGGATAATTGGTATAATATGTTATCTCTTAACCTTCCCATTTTGGCATTACCAATCTACCACTATAGAATTAACGTTTAATCAAAAGGTAATTTGGAAGTACATCCAAGTTTTGATTGGGGCTTGTATTGTCATGTTGCCAAATGCTAAGTTGAATGTTAATTGTCACTGACTCATCATTAAAGTTCAGTTTTAGGGTGCCATTGCACTCAGTACTTGCTAAATGATCTAGAGTTCAGGGGTTCCTTCTTAAGACTAAAATACTCTTGCATTGGTTTCCTGTTGAATTTAGATAAGACTATGGAGTTAGAAGAATATGGATTTAGACCTTTCCATCATAGGTTTTGCAGAAGGCTGTGGTCCTGCATATAATAGGGATATTTGGGCTGTGTTCAAGGTTGTTGCTAGACTGTACCGTCTTCCCTGATTTGTGCAGAAAAGTATATGTTGAGTGTCCAGGTCTATACTAAGTGTCCAGTGTTCTAATGTTCTCTATATGTGGATATGTTTATGTGGTATTTAATGACAGTTTATTTAAACATACTtaaagaatttgacaaaaataTCTATATTGTTTCCTTATTCCTCCAGAAAGGGGCATGATGAGGGTAAAGAAAAACTGTTTTGCTGCCTAGAAGGAGAGAATTgaactgagatttttaaaaggtatatgcTGTTACATGAAATTGATTATGTCCTTAAGCAACATAAAATGATCACTCTTATTTGAACTCAGGATTTCAATTCATTTTGGCTTTTGGAACTTGCCTGAAACAGGGGTAGTCTAAGGTAATAACTGAATGGGAGATTATTTTTGagagttaagtttttttttttttttttggtgactagCTAGTTCAGAATGCAGGGTATGTGAAGAGGGAAGCTGATGATGCATCTTTCAGGGAATGGTCAAgctttctaagcactttatgggGTCATTTGAGAGGAATATTTTAAAGTTCTGGGGTAATTTTCTGCTATGATGAAGCAAATCTTATGATGGCTACTTAAGAGCCTCTTGTGGTACTGGAGTGTTAGGATGTTTTTCATCTTGGTTTAAAAACCACTCGAAATCAATTTTAGGTAATTAATATATTAGATCTATTTCAGAGAGCAAAATAGGATAGCTTATAATATTAAATTTGGGGACTTTTCATTTAGTTTCCAGGATTCTCTTTGAATCCTGTGTGGATGTTGCCTGAGGATGGAGTAACTCTTGCAAAGTGTGCAGGTTAAAATGTTGACTTTTCTGTTACCATATAGGTCAacctaacattttaaaagttgtagATCAGTGCTAATTATGTGTTTTTGACAACCCTGACTTTAAGGACATTTTGGAAGAAAGGGGAGTAATTAAGCGTTTGTTGGAGTGCTAGTGTTCTAAGGGACCCCTTTTCAAATGAGAGCTATGTAAGAAATTATAGTCCTTGGCCTGAAAAGCTTGTCAGTTGTTGAGACAGGTTATAGGTCAAAATGTGAAAACAATATCATGATGGCTGCAAGATTATAAATGCAAACAGAATGCTTCGTTCAGAGGGACAAGAAATGAAGGGATGAGGTAGAGGGCCGGAGAGAGAAGACTTCTGTAGAGGTGTGTTTTAAGACAGATGTTAAAGGAGGCAGTAACTTGAATTGACAGAGAAGCATAGAGGATTCTAGATGGAAGGAATGGACAGACGCACAGAGAtagtgatttttgtatttttgtatttataaagCAGGTTAGTAAATCTGAATGAAAGGGGCCTAAATAGGAAAATAAGAAGAGATGGAATTTGAGAAACGTGTTAACTGATGGAGGGCAAAGGGGGCCTGTAAGTTTGGTTGAGATTCAAGAGAGATTAGTATTTAGTGTAGGTTGCTGAACGAAATATTTGAAGACAATTTGGGCAGCTGAGTTGATGGGTTAGAAACAAGACATCAGAGCCATTTTAGGAGGTAGTAGGGTATGTCATGAAGAATGAGAGAATATAAAGTGTGAAAATGAGATGAAAACACATTTGCGAGACAGCGAGAATGAAGAACTGGCAGGGCTTTGGATTGGATTGAAGGGGGATATTTGGGAAGGAGTCAggagttaaaaataaattctgatgTTACTGGTCTGGAAGATTTGACCACCAAGTTATATTGTTGATTGTAATGGGAAAGTTGAGAAAGTGCTGAGATGAGAGGGTAGTtgagttcactttttaaaaatttaatatacagTAGGTTTTCTTGAAATTCAGAGGCAGCAGTTGGTTACTGGCAATGATATTTAACTTTACAGTCTtgaattgtttctaatttttctgaaCCCAAAACTGTCAGATTTATTTTCAGGAGTAGTAAACTGAAGGTTTTTATTTATATGCATTCCATTTAAAgtcctaaaaaagaaaataattttttatgtagATTCAAAAACCTCACACTTGAAACCTAGTTATAATAACCCGTTggtaatttatttgaaaacaatgaaaatattttttgggCTAAACTGTGACATAAAAATTTTAGGTATTTTATACAGCCTTTAATTTTATCTTCGGTACATGCTTGAAActagtttttcaaaaataatggtTATTCTTAAGTAAACCTTGCGTTTAAAATAATGGTAATATGCAGACTCCAGCAGAAATTAAAAGTTGATTTTATGACaagtattttttgcctttttttgttgAGCTAAGTTTAAACAgtatatttgaattttctttttggctgcattgggtcttcgttgctgcgcgtgggctttctctagttgcggtgcacgggcttctcattgcggaggcttctcttgttgcagagttcgggctctaggcgctcgggcttcagtagttctggtgtgtgggctcaatagttgtggcttgtgggctctagagcacaggctcagtagttgtggctcacgggcttagttgctccgcagcatgggggatcttcccagaccagggctcgaatccgtgtcccctgcattggcaagcggattcttaaccactgtgccaccagggaagtccctgaattttttttttttttactcactaTGGTGAACCCATTTTTTTTGTCCTCATCCATATTCAAgtgttattaaataaatgtaaatagttaTGAAGTTCTTCTGTAGAATCACATGATATTTTACTCAAAATAGAGAAAGTAAGGGACTGTCTATGGTGATTTTTGGTTAAAATATTAGTAATAAATCTTTTTGATAAACTATTAGTGAAAATTTAGCTAGTTGTCTAGCTAAGTCAAGGAGAAGTTATTTCCTCATACAAAACTTTTttagatcaatttttttttagtgaagtGAATAATTAATAGTAGTTGCATATTACTGTGCAGTATTTAGTTGTATGGCAACTAAAACCAAAGAGCAGGTGGCAACTTAGAGTTTCTCCATTCCCGAGGGAATTTAA encodes the following:
- the LOC132364390 gene encoding uncharacterized protein LOC132364390; protein product: MKKGSGGRITSLTLEKKGGWEGGREREGVARRCVGKRCGSDSGGIRQPDGTGPANWKAAESRVSQRRAVAATPLLIAPGAAAGGGWIQRPWRRRWRRQLPSDPRQRLLDCSPYAGDMGTQQLLPSLGAPSPVQGTSAAALPPLASARSRSGSVRALPPARALSVAAGPAPPRFLPSFVTRPGRRRRQRQHKPAFARVGGSSV